AACTACGCCAACAACCTGTTGCGGTCCGGTTTCACCGAAGAGGATCTGACCTCGGTGAGCGACAGGCTTTTCGACGCGATCATCGCCTGGGGTGACGAGGATGCCATCGTGCGGCGGGTGCACGAGCATCGTGACGCGGGCGCGAATCACGTGTGCGTGCAGGTTCTCGACGCCGATCCGCAGGCCTACCCGCGCGAACAGTGGCGTCGTCTGGCGTCGGCTCTGACCTGAGCTCACGCCGGTTCGAATCAGTGGGCCGCCGGCGAATCGAGCACGTCGCGAACGGTTCTGGGTTCACGGCCCAGGAGGTTGCTCAGCAGCGGGTCGACGTCGGCGAAGTATCCGCCCGCCGCCGCCTGATACATCCCGAGCATGAAACGGGCGACGAACTCCGGTTGCCCTGCGGCGACTTGGACATCAATCCAGTCGTCGGCATCCATCACAACTCGTCGAACGGTTCGGCCGGCCACTTCGGACGCGGTCCTCGCGACGTCCTCGAACGTCGGTGCCGCACCGGCGGTCAGGGTGATCGGTCCGTCGTAGGCGCCGTTGGTCGCGATGATCGCCGCGGCGGCTTCGGCCGCATCCTCTCGCGACGTCCACGACACCGGACCATCAGCCGGGACCGTGATCACACCGGTCTCGCGCCACGGCCCGGCCATCATGACCAGGCTGTGGGCATAGAAGCCGTTGCGCAGGGAGGTCCACGGCACACCCGACTCGTCGAGCAACTGCTCCGTCGCCGCATGGCTCCGGCCGGGTCCGAACGGGGTGTCGCTCGCTGCGCCCTGATGGCTCGTGTACAGAATGCGGCCCACACCTGCGGTCACGGCCGCCTCGACAGCGTTGCGGTGCAGCGCGACCGTGTCCGCCTGCCGATCGTTGGACGACACGAGCAGCAGCTGGTCGGCACCCTCGAAGGCGCCCGGTAGCGAGGCAGGGTCGGCGTAGTCGCCCCGTCGCACGGCGATCCCGAGGTCGGCGAAGCGCTGGGCTCTCGAGACATCTCTGGCCACCACCGATATCTCTGTCGCGGGTACACGTTCGAGCAGATGGTCGACGGTGGCGCCGTTGAGTGCGCCGGTCGCTCCGGTGATGACGATCATGGTCAGGCCTTGTTATCGTTGAAACTGTTTCGGTGTTATCGCTGGAAACACGACGGTATCAGAAAACCGTTATCGTTGGAACGTGACCGATTCGACCAGCACACGAGACGACATCCGGACGCGGATCGTCGGGGTTGCCGCCGCACTGATGCGCGATCACGGCGCCTCTGCGGTAACCACCCGCAGGGTCGCCCAGGATGCCGATGTACAACCGCCGACGATCTACCGCCTGTTCGGCGACAAGGACGGGCTTCTCGAGGCCGTCGCCGAACACGTGCTGGCCGAGCACGTCTCGACGAAGAGAAGGATCACCGCAGCCGCCGAGTCAGATGGTGTCGATCCCCTGGTCGACCTGAGCGAGGGATGGAGAACGCAGGTCGAGTTCGGCGTCGCCAACCCGGAACTGTTCCGTTTGATGTCCGACCCGCAGCGGATGACGCGATCGCGGGCCGCCGAGGCGGGCATGGAGGTCTTTCGAACCCGGATACGCCGGGTCGCCGAGACAGGTCGCCTGCGGGTGAGCGAGACCCGCGCACTCGCACTGGTCCAGGCGGCGGGCGTGGGCGCCATCCAGGTCCTCCTCGCGACCCCACCCCCAGACCGCGACGCCGACCTGTCCGAAGCCATGCTCGACGCCGTCCTCCGGCAGATCCTCACCGACGTCCCGGTACGCGACGAGGACGACCGGACGGCGGCCGCGGTGGCTTTCCGTGCGATCACCCCTTCCCTCGACATGCTCAGCGCCTCGGAACGCGGGCTGCTGGCCGAGTGGCTCGACCGGGTCGTCGCCGGTATCTGAGGGCCACAACTCGGCGCCCACGCGATCGTGTTGTTCCTGCATTGCGTTCCGGAGTGGCCGTCGCCGACACGACCTGGGCGTTTCCACAGTTGGTCGGATCTACTCTCGTGGGATGGGCGATCCCGCAACCGTGAGCAACCGTCTCACCTGGTTACGCAGACGACTGGCCGGGGTTCGGATCCGGCTGACAGTCATCGCCACCCTGCTGCTGGCGGTGGCGCTGGCACTGGCCGCTGCGATCATGCTGTTCGTCCTGCACGAGTCACTGCTCAACGCCGCCGACGGGGCCACATCCGCGCGGGCGGGCCAGATCGCCGAGGCGTTGCAGAGCGATTCCCCGAGCACCATCGACGCCGGCTTGCTGACCCCGTCCAACGACGTCGACGCCATCCAGATCGTGAGCCGGGACGGACGGGTTCTGGCCGGAACACCCAACGCCCGCCAGAACCCGTTGTCGGACAGTCTCGCCCCGGGTGCGCGACGCACTGTCGACGACGCGCGGATGGGTTCGGGCGATGACGAGTACCGCGGGAGCGTTCTCGGCGTGACGACCCCGCGGGGACCGTTCACCGTGATCGTCGGTGCTGCCGAGGGACCGATCAATGATGTGGTGCTGACCGTTGCGGTGCTCTTCTGCGTGGTGTTCCCGATCATCCTTCTCATGCTGGGCGCCGCCGTCCACTACGTCGTCGGGCGCACCCTCCGACCGGTGGAGCAGATCCGCTACCAGGTCGCGTCGATGTCGAGTTCGGACCTGAGCCGTCGCGTGTCGGAACCGGACACCGGCGACGAGATCGCAACGCTCGCATCGACGATGAACCAGATGCTGGACCGCCTGCAGTCCGCTCGCGAACGTCAGCTGCATTTCGTCGGCGACGCCTCCCACGAACTGCGTAGCCCCCTGATGACGATCGTCGGGATGCTCGATCTGGCGCGCACCAGCGGTCGCCCCCTCGACATCGACACGATCGACACGGTGGTCCTGCCGGAGGCGCATCGCCTGCAGACCATGGTCGACGATCTGCTCCTGTTGGCGAGGGCGGACGAGCACGGCGTCCCACTGACCGTGGAGGAGGTCGACCTCGACGACATCGTCGACGCCGAGGCGCGGCGTCTCGAACGGCTCGGACGGGTGCGGGTGCACGCGCACGTCGAGGCGATACGGGTACGAGGCGATCGCGACAAGCTCACCCGCGCCATACGAAACCTCGCCGACAACGCCGAGCGTCATGCCCTCGGTTGTGTCGACATCTCCATGTCCAGGGATTCCGACGCCGGCACCGCATCGGTGATCATCAGCGACGACGGGCCCGGCATTCCCGAACCGGATCGACAGCGGGTGTTCCACCGGTTCGTCCGACTCGACACCGATCGTCAACGGTCAAGCGGCGGTTCGGGCCTGGGGCTCGCGATCGTCGCCGAGATCGTGCACGCGCACGACGGCGACGTACGCGTGGCGGACGCGGTCGGCGGCGGAGCCGCCGTGACGGTGGTCCTCCCGATCCAGGGTGCCGATCACACCGACGAGCCACCATCGGCGGCGAGTCGATAACCCACACCTCGAACGGTCTGAAGCGCAGCTCGTCCGAACGGGGCGTCGATACGGCGCCTGAGATACCCCGCGTACACCTCGACGACGTTCTCGTCGCCGTGATAGTTGCTGTCCCACACCGAACGCAGGATCTCGGCCTTGCTGATCACCGTCCCCTTGTTCCGCATCATGAATTCGAGCATCGCGAATTCCCTGGGGGTCAGATCGATCTCGGTGTCGCCGCGCCAGACCCGGTGAGCGCCTGGATCCAGCGACAGGTCACCGGCACCGAGGGTCACCGGTCGCTGGGGTGCGCCACGACGCACCAGCGCACG
This window of the Williamsia phyllosphaerae genome carries:
- a CDS encoding SDR family oxidoreductase, yielding MIVITGATGALNGATVDHLLERVPATEISVVARDVSRAQRFADLGIAVRRGDYADPASLPGAFEGADQLLLVSSNDRQADTVALHRNAVEAAVTAGVGRILYTSHQGAASDTPFGPGRSHAATEQLLDESGVPWTSLRNGFYAHSLVMMAGPWRETGVITVPADGPVSWTSREDAAEAAAAIIATNGAYDGPITLTAGAAPTFEDVARTASEVAGRTVRRVVMDADDWIDVQVAAGQPEFVARFMLGMYQAAAGGYFADVDPLLSNLLGREPRTVRDVLDSPAAH
- a CDS encoding TetR/AcrR family transcriptional regulator, encoding MTDSTSTRDDIRTRIVGVAAALMRDHGASAVTTRRVAQDADVQPPTIYRLFGDKDGLLEAVAEHVLAEHVSTKRRITAAAESDGVDPLVDLSEGWRTQVEFGVANPELFRLMSDPQRMTRSRAAEAGMEVFRTRIRRVAETGRLRVSETRALALVQAAGVGAIQVLLATPPPDRDADLSEAMLDAVLRQILTDVPVRDEDDRTAAAVAFRAITPSLDMLSASERGLLAEWLDRVVAGI
- a CDS encoding sensor histidine kinase, with amino-acid sequence MGDPATVSNRLTWLRRRLAGVRIRLTVIATLLLAVALALAAAIMLFVLHESLLNAADGATSARAGQIAEALQSDSPSTIDAGLLTPSNDVDAIQIVSRDGRVLAGTPNARQNPLSDSLAPGARRTVDDARMGSGDDEYRGSVLGVTTPRGPFTVIVGAAEGPINDVVLTVAVLFCVVFPIILLMLGAAVHYVVGRTLRPVEQIRYQVASMSSSDLSRRVSEPDTGDEIATLASTMNQMLDRLQSARERQLHFVGDASHELRSPLMTIVGMLDLARTSGRPLDIDTIDTVVLPEAHRLQTMVDDLLLLARADEHGVPLTVEEVDLDDIVDAEARRLERLGRVRVHAHVEAIRVRGDRDKLTRAIRNLADNAERHALGCVDISMSRDSDAGTASVIISDDGPGIPEPDRQRVFHRFVRLDTDRQRSSGGSGLGLAIVAEIVHAHDGDVRVADAVGGGAAVTVVLPIQGADHTDEPPSAASR
- a CDS encoding response regulator transcription factor, whose product is MRVLVIEDDRNGAETVRRTLVAEGWVVDVEDNGEDGLFAASTDTYDVLIVDIMMPRLNGYEVVRELRKKQVWTPVLMLTAKDGDYDQVDAFEFGADDYLIKPFSVAVLVARLRALVRRGAPQRPVTLGAGDLSLDPGAHRVWRGDTEIDLTPREFAMLEFMMRNKGTVISKAEILRSVWDSNYHGDENVVEVYAGYLRRRIDAPFGRAALQTVRGVGYRLAADGGSSV